A stretch of DNA from Oryzomicrobium terrae:
GCGGCCGGCGAAGGAATGGCGCTTGCCGCTGCCAAAATTGGTGAACGACATGCGGTAGCCGCCGCCGACCCGGGCATCCATGTCGTGCACCTGGCCGGTGAAACCGTGGGGCGGCAGCCACTTGGCCATGGCGTCGGGATCGAGAAAGGCCCGATAGATGCGCTCGGGTGGGGCGCGCAGCACCCGGTGCAGGCGGATGGTGCTGGTGGCGTTGCTGGCATTGCTGGGGGTAGGCATGGGCGTTTCTCCGTCGAGGAAGCGCGGGATGCGCCGCCAGGTGGGGTAAGAACCTTGGACGCGGCGCACGGACCTGCCGTTCGAAGTAAACGGGAACCCGCCAGATCAGGGTAGACGTCCCCATCCGATGAGGGAATACGGCGTGGCAGCAGCCCCCCCACACCCGGTTCACGCGGCCCACCCGGATCCTGCGGAGCCCTGTCGCCTGT
This window harbors:
- a CDS encoding SRPBCC family protein; translation: MPTPSNASNATSTIRLHRVLRAPPERIYRAFLDPDAMAKWLPPHGFTGQVHDMDARVGGGYRMSFTNFGSGKRHSFAGRYVELTPPTRVRYTDHFDDPNLPGEMTVTVDLRAVLCGTEVTIEQAGVPAVIPAEMCYLGWQESLQQLAQLVEPEIPDEG